The window TGTCGCAGCTGATGTAGATGTTATTATTTTTGGGACACCCGTCAATGCCACGCTGGATTGGATGGAACAACTAAAATCATGGTCGTTAAAAAATAAAGTAATCGTAACAGATACAGGTAGTACAAAAAAATTGATTATGCAAAAAGCGGGAGAATTACGTGCCCAAGGTATTACATTTATCGGTGGACACCCTATGGCAGGTTCTCACAAAAGTGGTGTATTAGCTGCAAAGGCGCATCTTTTCGAAAATGCCTATTATATGCTGACGCCACTTGCAGGGGAAGAAATCATTAACATGGCTCAGCTTGAAAGTCTCTTAAAATTTACACATGCGAAAGTCGTGAGTGTATCGGCACGAGAGCATGATCATATGACAGCTGTCGTGAGTCATTTTCCACATGTTATCGCAGCCTCTCTTGTGCATCAGCTAGGAGAGGAAAACGGAGAGTACCCAATGACACGTTCGCTCGCTGCAGGGGGGTTCCGTGATGTGACGCGTATTGCATCGTCTAATCCGATATTGTGGCGTGATATTACACTTCAAAATCGTGATGAGTTAATCGCACAGCTAGAGGGCTGGCAATCAGAGATGGATCGCGTCAAGGAACTACTATTGAACGGCAATTCAGACGATATACAAAACTATTTTGCTGTTGCCAAAGACTTGCGAGATGAACTTCCAATTAGTGCGGGTGCCATGTTCACATCCTTTGATTTGTATGTGGACGTTCCTGACTATCCAGGGG of the Lysinibacillus fusiformis genome contains:
- a CDS encoding prephenate dehydrogenase — translated: MTRKVLVIGLGLIGGSIALALQKAPETKILGYDMDAKTREHAKTLNIVHEIVTDPKDVAADVDVIIFGTPVNATLDWMEQLKSWSLKNKVIVTDTGSTKKLIMQKAGELRAQGITFIGGHPMAGSHKSGVLAAKAHLFENAYYMLTPLAGEEIINMAQLESLLKFTHAKVVSVSAREHDHMTAVVSHFPHVIAASLVHQLGEENGEYPMTRSLAAGGFRDVTRIASSNPILWRDITLQNRDELIAQLEGWQSEMDRVKELLLNGNSDDIQNYFAVAKDLRDELPISAGAMFTSFDLYVDVPDYPGVISEVTGLLADEAISITNLRIVESREDVFGILVISLQSESDRERAASCIQKRANFETYIS